A genomic region of Micromonospora sp. NBC_01796 contains the following coding sequences:
- a CDS encoding helix-turn-helix domain-containing protein: MGAASDSPQAAFARFVRRAIDDAKDDRGWSVTDLAAHTGVGRSTVFRWLAGDWHDYPELAKVRGFCAALDVPVTAAFRALGLPDGEPVRDDRRRTPSGTTVRAGRATKRGDTQIDADVRVILTRLADPTVPADEKQLIRDLLRYLAQRPVRKAG; this comes from the coding sequence ATGGGTGCCGCATCGGACTCACCCCAGGCGGCATTCGCCCGCTTCGTCCGCAGAGCCATCGACGACGCCAAGGACGACCGAGGTTGGAGCGTCACCGACCTGGCCGCACACACCGGCGTCGGACGGTCCACCGTGTTCCGCTGGTTGGCCGGCGACTGGCACGACTATCCCGAGTTGGCGAAGGTGCGCGGCTTCTGCGCCGCGCTCGACGTACCGGTCACGGCGGCGTTCCGGGCGCTCGGCCTGCCCGACGGCGAACCGGTCCGCGACGACCGTCGCCGTACCCCGTCCGGCACGACAGTCCGCGCGGGTCGCGCCACGAAACGCGGTGATACGCAGATCGACGCGGACGTACGGGTGATCCTCACCCGGCTCGCCGACCCGACCGTGCCGGCGGACGAGAAACAACTGATCCGCGACCTGCTGCGTTACCTCGCCCAACGCCCGGTACGCAAAGCCGGCTGA